In the Marinomonas algicola genome, one interval contains:
- a CDS encoding electron transfer flavoprotein subunit alpha/FixB family protein yields the protein MSLLIIAEHDNTLLKPSTLNTIAAAKKIGTDIHVLVAGMNCQSVADQAANAESVVRVLLADEAAYEHQLAENISKLVVDIASRYEHILAPATTTGKNLLPRVAALLDVAQLSDVIEVVSADTFIRPIYAGNALATVKTSDPIKVMTVRATGFDPVANQGGSASIITLDQVIVSDRCQFVSEQLAVSDRPELTAASIIVSGGRGMGSGENFSLLETVADKLGAAVGASRAAVDAGFVPNDWQVGQTGKTVAPDLYIAVGISGAIQHLAGMKDSKVIVAINKDEEAPIFQVADYGLVADLFEAVPELEKSL from the coding sequence ATGAGCCTATTAATTATTGCCGAGCACGATAATACGTTATTAAAACCGAGTACGTTAAATACCATTGCCGCCGCGAAAAAAATAGGCACGGACATTCATGTACTCGTCGCTGGTATGAATTGCCAATCCGTTGCAGACCAGGCGGCTAATGCGGAATCGGTTGTTCGTGTTTTACTTGCTGATGAGGCCGCTTATGAACATCAACTAGCGGAAAATATCAGTAAATTAGTGGTCGATATTGCGAGTCGTTATGAACACATTCTTGCGCCAGCAACGACCACAGGTAAAAACCTCTTGCCTCGTGTTGCGGCGTTATTGGATGTGGCGCAATTATCGGATGTGATTGAAGTAGTGAGTGCTGATACTTTTATTAGACCTATTTACGCAGGCAATGCGTTAGCCACAGTGAAGACAAGTGATCCGATTAAAGTGATGACAGTGCGTGCTACTGGCTTTGATCCAGTGGCGAACCAAGGCGGTAGTGCTAGTATTATTACTTTAGATCAGGTGATTGTGTCTGATCGGTGTCAATTTGTTAGTGAGCAGTTAGCGGTATCAGATCGCCCTGAATTAACGGCGGCGAGTATCATCGTTTCTGGTGGGCGTGGAATGGGCAGTGGAGAGAACTTTAGTCTGCTTGAAACCGTTGCTGATAAATTGGGTGCGGCGGTAGGCGCTTCTCGTGCAGCGGTTGATGCTGGTTTTGTACCAAATGATTGGCAAGTAGGGCAAACAGGAAAAACCGTTGCCCCTGATTTGTATATTGCCGTAGGTATTTCAGGCGCCATTCAGCATCTTGCCGGCATGAAGGATTCAAAAGTGATTGTGGCAATTAACAAAGACGAAGAAGCACCCATCTTTCAGGTGGCTGATTACGGTCTGGTTGCGGACTTGTTTGAAGCCGTTCCTGAGTTGGAAAAATCACTTTAA